The proteins below are encoded in one region of Caldanaerobius fijiensis DSM 17918:
- a CDS encoding aldo/keto reductase, with translation MEYVRLGNTGLEVSRICLGCMSFGDPNVWLHKWVLNEEESRSIIKRALELGINFFDTANVYSLGISEEILGRAIKDFANRDEVVIATKVWGKMFDGPNGGGLSRKAIMREIDNSLKRLGMDYVDLYIIHRWDYNTPIEETMEALHDIVKAGKARYIGTSAMYAWQFQKALYTAEKNGWTRFVSMQNHYNLIYREEEREMLPLCKAEKIAVTPYSPLAAGRLCRDWSAETKRYETDQVAKSKYDSTYETDKIIVDRVKEVAQRHGVSQAQIALAWLLQKEPVVAPIIGATKISHVEEAVASLSVSLSPEEVAYLEEPYVPHRIVGPI, from the coding sequence ATGGAATATGTAAGATTAGGTAACACAGGACTTGAAGTATCGCGGATTTGCCTAGGGTGTATGAGCTTTGGAGACCCTAATGTATGGCTGCATAAATGGGTGCTTAATGAGGAAGAGAGTCGATCTATTATTAAAAGAGCTCTTGAGCTTGGAATTAACTTCTTTGATACGGCTAACGTATACTCACTTGGGATAAGCGAAGAGATTCTAGGACGTGCAATAAAGGACTTTGCAAACCGCGATGAGGTTGTTATTGCCACAAAGGTATGGGGTAAAATGTTTGATGGGCCTAATGGTGGAGGCCTTTCCAGGAAAGCAATTATGAGGGAGATCGACAATAGCTTGAAACGCTTGGGAATGGATTATGTCGATCTGTATATTATTCATCGTTGGGATTACAATACTCCAATTGAAGAAACGATGGAAGCATTGCATGATATTGTAAAAGCCGGAAAGGCTAGGTATATAGGTACCTCTGCGATGTATGCGTGGCAATTCCAAAAGGCGCTTTACACGGCAGAAAAGAACGGCTGGACTCGTTTTGTAAGCATGCAAAATCACTACAATCTCATTTACCGTGAAGAAGAAAGGGAAATGTTGCCGTTGTGCAAAGCTGAAAAGATAGCCGTCACACCTTATAGTCCACTGGCAGCAGGAAGGTTGTGCCGAGATTGGTCAGCGGAAACTAAACGTTATGAAACCGACCAAGTTGCGAAATCCAAATATGACTCGACGTATGAAACGGATAAGATTATAGTGGATCGGGTAAAGGAAGTGGCACAAAGACACGGAGTATCTCAGGCACAGATTGCATTGGCTTGGTTATTGCAGAAAGAACCGGTGGTTGCTCCTATTATAGGTGCGACAAAGATTTCCCATGTAGAAGAAGCGGTGGCATCTTTATCGGTTTCTCTGAGCCCAGAGGAGGTTGCCTATTTGGAAGAGCCGTATGTACCTCATCGAATTGTGGGCCCTATTTGA